Below is a window of Plasmodium chabaudi chabaudi strain AS genome assembly, chromosome: 10 DNA.
TTTGTAATAACATTTGTGGACTTATAAGTCCATAcctataaacatttttaaaccACCAAAGaggaaaaggaaaatattgattttatatattaaaattttttatgcctATATAACTAcgttaatatatataatgcgATTTCCTTCTTCACTGCATgattttttcgttttactttttgtaactaattattttttttcatctcattaatttattatttttcctttttacctatttttaataaacaaattttttgtaaatatttttaatttttaacattttaagaaaatataaatttttgcCTTCATAagagataaatataaaaattataattaattgcGTCAGTCGAATTGTGAAGAGCCGCTATGCCATATATGCTatgtaacaaaaaatactGTGCGGCTatttgtatgcatatatacatatgtattattgttttacGTGAAacgaatatatatatacatatatatttacaaaaaaagaagtGAAAAAAACTATACACACAAAAGGGGAAAAGAAAAGCAGATTATCAATAAAACCCTTCtatagtatataaataaactcATAATAAAAGGAAAGCTGGAatatactattttaaaggagaataaaaaattgactAGCTAAAGTTATACATAAGTTATGCtttggaaaataaattaagccacataatgaaataaaaacaataacaaaataaaggtCAGcgatataaaattaaatgaaaaaataaaccaGAAAAACATATCTCCtcaataataacaataataaattacgCAAGGTAAACTGCCTAAAATGCACTTAAAATATACTTAGCACAAATTTGTACTATATATGCAGTATATACATGTAAATACATTCCACCAAGctaacaaatataaaagcgTATTGAGGCATGCTTAAAGgaagaaacaaaataaataaccaATATTGGCAACAACAGTGGTATACGCCTCTTTAAATACcctttctttatattttataaaggCCCAACATCACTAAATTTTAAACAAGAATTTTTGAGCACGATATATGTATCCCTTTTCACAAAatgtaaaacaaaatgaatatatcaTATCACAACATTATTGATCTatttaacataaaaaacTACGAGTATTATGAAAAGTACTACAACTATGAAGAGGCCAAAAGAAACCACACAGCATTTGTCaataatggaaatatatgttattgCAATGCTTCGCTACAACTAATTTTGTCAATTAAACCtctttgcatatatataataaaaaatttcgACAAATTTTACCTAAAGACTCAATCTAAATATAAAGGagatataattaaaacagTGTATGAACTGATTCACGAGACTTATAATATTGGAGAAACAaagcataataatatattatgtacaaataagcatataaatttacttaaaaaaattaacaaatataatttacacttggatattttttcacaaaATGATGCCCATGAATTTATGCTACTATTactaaattatattaacataGAATGTAATAGATATAcagataatgaaaaaaatgtggaAATAATATTGGACGAAAACGATGGCAAAGAACTGGCAGGTGATAAATACTGGGTAAAATAtctatataaagaaaatagtataataaCGGATTTGCTAGgatttcaaaatatttctacTATTACATGTTTTAATTGTGATCATACACGATATAGTTTTGAATTTTGCTTGGATTTGGGATTAGAATTTcctgatgaaaatataaaaagtacTACACTTATAGAATTgcttaaaaataacataaataaaagtgaTGATATTTGCTCCTTAGATTGTAATAATTgtaaactaaaaaaaactagCCGAATCAAAAAAGGGATATATAGAATGcctaatttatatatgataatatatataaaaagattTAAATGGGTATATTACCAAAGTAATAACggttataataataaagttaaaaaaatagatacAATTGTATTACTACCACAAGATGGTATCGTCgattttacaaattttatacaaCTTTCTAACCATAACTCTTTATATAAtgctaaatatattattgaaaGTATTATATGTCATAGTGGAAATAGTTATAATGGCCATTACACATCTATAGTTAAGCATTACGATGGATTTTACAAATGCAACGacgataaaatatataagttaGATACACCATACGATCATAACAATATCagtgatatatatttgcttTTGCTAAGGAGATTATCCTAGACATTTGgaaacatttatatatgatttagtaaatgtgataaaatattatcatggAAATGGAACTATATTGACATACCCCATTACACAaattttacataaattGTACAAATACAAGAATCACACAAaggaatatttaattacaACCCATAATAAGGATTATCATTTCAATATAATATCTCTATATATAAGACAAATACTTATGCAATTTGTATTAGTggattaatttttcaattatatCTCCGCATTTAAGGTTATTTCATTCATATTATGCATCCATATATATCCAATTGCCAAAGTAGGAACATCAAACACAATAAAGAAATACCCATTCCTCTGAAtcttaataaataaatcatcATAATTTCAtagaataatttaaaaaagttggAAAAAATGGTTCAGGTTcacaattttgtatatattcatatagaAGGAAGCGATGCTTTTGCCTTTTTTTCGCTTAAATGCAAAATTTGTATGAAactttaaagaaaatagccacataaaaaatcaatatCTCGCATTTGAATCAgcattaattatatatttccagCCCTTTGGacttatattaatatattttagcTTTCATCTTATTAATACACAAATACTTAGTTACTGCacacttatatatatatatatatgtatggaTTTTTACTCTAAAAAATTACACATTGTTAAtctaattatatatacatatcatAACCtatgtattttattcttttttcgtttttccttttttaattaactaattaatttatactattttcgaaaaatatacatactCTCTTTCCTATCATGCAAAACAAGCAGGAATAATAAAGAGTTAAAAGTTGGATATGTTTTtagtaatatttaattttcttttgtgtattaaaaaagggTGCATGTATTTCTATACACACATATTTAATAGATATGCGAGTATGTATAGATAAACCCAGGCATAAGGTGTACCGAGTAGAGATACATATTCCTTGTTAAGGCGTATTATAAACActgaaaaaatgtttatatattttttgcggtatttattcattataattattacacatccgaaaataataattttactctatttttattaattatattattcacaattttttataagcaGATActgaatataaatttatgtaattataaatttatatcaatAGACATCGtcaaaatataacatattcTAAATGTTTTGatatagtatataattCTGAATATTACAAGctctataaatatataatatgtattttcGTCTGCATTTCATAAACTTTATTAGTTCGcttattcattatatttcattctatatgcattaaaatttaaaaagaacttaaaaatattttttttttacttaacctgattatgtatatttatttattaacaatCTCTCGTTGTATTTCCTCTTTTTGTTCATAaccatttaaattaatattttttgcaagTACATATTAATTACTAGAAAAAagattaataaaattggaCATTGCATAGAATCCATCTCGATGCACTTTATCATCAGTAACAATAAACGGCAtgtcgaaaaaaaaagagcaCCTGCAATTTATcacaaaaatgaaattaaaaaaaggaaacatAAAGAGGAAGAAGTATATATTGCTGAAAAACAAGAAAACCAAGGGTCTCTATATATCAACCTCGGAAATGTAAAAAACCAATCATCTACTTTCAATAGCAAACTAACAGAAAAAAGTAACCATAAGCGTATGAACTCGATAACCAAACCTAAAACTAgaagtaaaaaaagaaataaaaaaaatatattacttaAAAATTCTCAAAATTCAGTACCcccaaataataatgaaatcaAAGAGAATGCAAACGATAATAGTGAAAACATAGATTTGATCAATTTCAGTGaacataataatgaattatgCACAATAAAACGTTACAAAGATCGAAAAAAGTCAATTGATATAATGACTCATATAAATAGTACCCATAGTAATTCATATGAGGATAGTAGCATTGAAGATGATATCACAATAACTGATGTAAGCATGACCACAGATTTTGGGTATAATATGGATAgacaatttttaaacatttttgaaCACCTTAATTGTACAAagaaacaatttttattcgaAAATTAcgaaattattaaaagtttagatatatataaaaatttagtaTCATAcgaaatttttaaaaagtatagtaacaaaatttttaacgATATGCgtaatattaatgatataaCGAATTGTTCTTATCTTAGCTttgagaaaaataatataatatttgaaaaaaataaaaatggaaaaaaaaactcaTTTACATATTGTGATGTAAACtcacatttaaaaaaaaagataaaaagccgaataaaaaaaaactggTCTCGAAAGGTTCTAATATactttcctttttatagAAAACGCATATTTGTAGAAGCTATTTTGGAACATTTTGAAATCggaaaaaaaggaaatcaaaaaaataagggAAACGAAGGTGAAGAaagtgaaaataatgagGAAGAAAACTGTAAAAAAGACGAAGACTTAAAAACACAATGCTACAATATCATCAAGCGAATCAAAAAACATAAGTGTTTCAGAAACACCACTCagtgtaaaaataaaaaaattagtgAATCATTATTAATCAGTAACTATTTTTGTGAAAAACTATTGGGTAATACAAATTTCACAAAAATAGAATTGGACTACTATGAATTTGAATtcttttccattttctttttaacaTACTTTAGATATACTTTATATTTAGCAGGCTTTAtgaattcattttttctctACCATTccaatgaaatatattttcatatttttgttcTCAACAggtatcattattttattgataAGTTTTATGAACAATATACCAATATGCCTTTTACTGAACAAGAAAAGGcacaaattataattgCCTATAAAAAgtcaattattttaatattagaTTACCTAGATGCACTATATCCTCTTTTTATACTATTGTACAAAGTCGTTAAACGAATTAAACGAAAGGTTGATAtgattttgaatataaatcatGCAGAATCCGTTGTTAGTAACAAAATAGAAATGATTACCACTAAAAACATAAGTCTAAAAACAACTCCACTCTCGCATCAAAACAAGCAAAATAGCGGAAACTCAAATATtgataacaattttattggTATTTTTagcgaaataaaaaagataaacaaaaaaaaacgaaaaatattcaaaaattattatgacaaatttattttgatgaTCATGAATAGTTTGGACAGCTACTGGATTGTTGATTTTGGAAACAAacaagaaataaaaaataccaAGACCAGACGTAATAGTAATAGCTGTGAAATAAAcacaaatgataataacatgcacataaataaatgtattgAGCAAACTATTTTGaacatgaaaaataatatgttcattaaatatataatatattcaatagttttaaaattaattagtATAATGtcaaaattagaaaattcaaaatataccgaagaaataaaaatttgtaaaattaatattctTCCAATTTCTACATTATTAACCTTCaaatcttttaa
It encodes the following:
- a CDS encoding ubiquitin specific protease, putative — protein: MNISYHNIIDLFNIKNYEYYEKYYNYEEAKRNHTAFVNNGNICYCNASLQLILSIKPLCIYIIKNFDKFYLKTQSKYKGDIIKTVYELIHETYNIGETKHNNILCTNKHINLLKKINKYNLHLDIFSQNDAHEFMLLLLNYINIECNRYTDNEKNVEIILDENDGKELAGDKYWVKYLYKENSIITDLLGFQNISTITCFNCDHTRYSFEFCLDLGLEFPDENIKSTTLIELLKNNINKSDDICSLDCNNCKLKKTSRIKKGIYRMPNLYMIIYIKRFKWVYYQSNNGYNNKVKKIDTIVLLPQDGIVDFTNFIQLSNHNSLYNAKYIIESIICHSGNSYNGHYTSIVKHYDGFYKCNDDKIYKLDTPYDHNNISDIYLLLLRRLS